tactgttgctatttaaacaacgcaggtgaAAGGTGTAAAAAATTAAACTGTCTGCGGGGTGtcagatagcaacgagcatcatgCCGCGCCTTGCACACTGTGTTAAATGTGGCCCCTATAGTGTTAACAAATCTTATTggctattttttatctataaatcactTTCTGGGAATTTGCCAGcttatatctcttcactgatctcacttaataataataatacatatcagacttgctccagtggctggatcatctgttcaggtaccaagagtttttactgaactgggaaaatctgcttttagctacagagcagcaccagcgagctggaattgaCTATAagaaactctaaagctcagctcactggaatcactgaatcattttaaacttttagtttctaatcaccagaaagcctgtgactgttttaaattacttttttttattagcttatcttttatcttttttttaataaaatttttatttaatttatttttgtttatttattattacttatttttttattttgatgttttatatttaattctatttcttagttctattattcatttaattacttctcatcatttttaacattttactttacttttactattatctttttacttatttaatgttttataaatttTTTGGACTGTTTACgtgtgaaatgtgttttttatggtattttagaattttctgttttacatgtgtattttttattaaatgttgatttaaaattagcacttcttttattaattaatttttcttttactattttatttcgtattatttttaaattattattaaatgtgtttaatccctttgatgttgtaaatggtcggcaacattgtaaatgagggtccccctcaatgtttttttcccgagtgaaaataaatgttgatattaaattatatatatatatatatatatatatatatataacctctGCAGATACACTACTGCACATTTGAAAACTTTAATTCCTTTCTTTGCATGTTCTATATTCACTGTCACTGTCACTTACTTTaagctaaaattatatataatatatatatatattaaccacacccatgattaattaatagaattagttcatgccttttgtgtgttttgagctttGTAAGGTGTATTTTTGCgctctcatgataccaaagacacaccgactcACCCCTAAATCAATCTCAACTaaccagtgcgctatagatcaataaaataggcCCCAGTATTTTACACTTTAGGATTGCTGCCTTTATGCCATTACTGTTATTTCTGTATCCTCAGCATCTCAAAGACCGCGTTCGTGGTGTCTTTAAATGACAACGATGATGACCTCTAATACCACTCCTTGGGAAATGAACAGGTGAgaagctttctttctttctttctttctttcttccactAAGTCAGCTTTTCTTTACAATCTAGCAGAGCGTCATACAGAAAAGGGTTTGGTACGAATAAGTATACATATgcagggcttggacaatgaaactgaaacacctgtcattttagtgtgggaggtttcatggctaaattggagcagcctgatggccaatcttcattaattgcacattgcaccagtaagcagagtaagagcacagttttactctaaatattgcaatgaacccaacattatgggtgacataccagagttcaaaagagaacaaattgttggtgcacatcttgctggagcatctgtgaccaagacagcaagtctttgtgatgtatcaagagccacggtatccagggtaatgtcagcataccaccaagaaggaccaaccacatccaacaggattaactgtggatgcaagagaaaactgttcgggtgctaacccgtattgtattcaaaaaaacataaaaccacggctgcccaaatcacggcagaatttaatgtgcacctcaactctcctgtttccaccagaactgtccgtcaccacaatcaattattgtgctctaaaaccaggtgtttcattgtgCAACCGCTGTAATATTAAAAAGTACAGTGATATTGGGGcatacactatactgccaaaagtagctgctcggccatggaaacccattccagaAATATCTTCTGTCTaatttttgtctaatgctatttctCTTAAAGGTGTCATCTAGCTAAAAtccacatgaaactcttcctcaacctccattgtctacAGTAGCTAGTCAAGAAACTATTCAGTAAAACGAGttaatcaggaaaagcaccgtgtctatgtcaacctgtgaattagtattcatggccccacccACCTCGGCTCACGAGctcccacagacagagctgaatccGGGCAGCAATGCcctctcgtcagataggagctaaataacagcgataggaacagcatggcagttcattcctgtgttatttgtgcgaataacacatcagtgttagtTATATAGTTAGTTATATACCcaataattcagagctaagaaacaaatgcttAGAATTTATCTATGGAGAGACACCGCCAGTGAAGTACAACTGAGATATGTAGGTGTgtatttagaacagttctgtttacactagttaaatatacagtaaaaatctACCCCCGGGGTTgacttttactttctggacctgcactactcacctctgtgtgtaagtaactacagatttacataggatctctggtggattttacAGAGATTCTaaaactaggtcagtggctaaactgcacttagcaggtttAGCATTGCACATGTTGTAAAGACTGTTACTAgtgtataaatgtttatttattttaaaacattcctaactgttgtccatctcgctgcctcctggtttCGCAGTGCcgttagccaatcagatgcgaaatgtttgcatgtatgaatattcatgagcaagagcagaaaATGTATTGTTTCTCCCGgctcactcctccaccggactaaagcagtgttatacccgatcactggagcactttttacacaaaaaaacagctcacatttaTCATTTATACTGGAGACCACAACTAGTTTCTGCTACAACcagtttaaaatgaaagaaaaaacgatggaattaCACCTTTAagcaattttaggagaaacatctaTAAGAAATATTTGGATTTAAAACTGATTTATTACTGTTTCTTATGCATTTTCTTTCCCATATTTTTTCTAGCACTCTCTTCTATAACTACACATCTGATGAAGCTGAGAATAAGGGTTGCTGTTTATATGAAGGATATGAGAAATATTTTCTCCCTGCACTCTACTCCCTGTTCTTTGTGGTGGGCTTCATTGGAAATGCGCTGGTGGTGTGGGTCATCACGGTGGGCGTTCAGCTGAAAAGCACCACCGATGTGTGCCTTCTGAACCTGGCTCTGGCTGACATTCTCCTGGTCCTGTCTCTTCCCTTCCAGGCCTACCAAATGAAGCACGACTGGATTTTTGGTGATGTTATGTGCACCTTGATTTTTGGCATTTACTCTGTTGGGTTCTATGGTAGCATCTTCTTTATTGTGCTGATGAGCATCGACAGGTACTTGGCCATCGTCCATGCCGTTCTTGCCTTAAGGGTCAGAACTAGGGTCTGCGGGATTGTGTCCAGTATGGTAATCTGGGTCTTAGCTGTTGCTGCATCTTTCCCAGAGCTGTTGTTCATCAGAGTTAAGAAGACACATACTGAGGAACATTGTGTTGCATATCTTAATGATTGGGGCTTGGATatgtttagaatttttaaaaggaACATTGTGGGTCTGCTGGTTCCACTGATCATTGTGGGATTCTGCTACTCGATGATACTGCGGAAGCTCCACGGCTCTCACTCATCCAAGAAACACTCCATCTGCCTCATGATCCTGGTCATGGTggtcttcttctgctgctggacGCCTTATAACATTGCATATCTCCTCTACGTTCTGTTATTTATGGGTGTAATACCTCGAGAATGTGAGATCCTAAAAGGGATTTTACTGACTCTAAATACCACGAGAGCAGTGGTGTTCTTACACTGCTGCCTGAATCCCTTCATCTACATTTTTGTGGGAGAAAAGTTTAGAAAGCATCTTATCAGGCTCATCAGGGCACGTCTGCGCATCTGCCGCTCCAGACTGTAGTCTTGGTCTATTTGTATTCTATCTGTATTGATTACCTGCAGGGAAATTGTagtaaaaatatcaaaaaaggtaatacacagaaataaacagaaacacgggcaaataaaaaatatatagattctGGACAAAACCAGATATAATACTTGGCTGggagtgagtgaagtgcaggggtatatatagtAAAACAGGTGAAATCGTGAGTGAATGGGTGATGTCACTGTGTGGTGCactctgggcaatggagtccaaAGATAGGAGATCAGTGGTAGACACATCTGCAGGAGGAATAGAAGCACTTTCTGCACCTGGTGTAACACACAATATTCACAATCTAGTGCGGGACTAAATATTAATGTCATTTGTAATAGCAGGACATcatatgcagctctgaaaaaaaaatagttttttgattttaccaaattgaaatcctctggaatataagccatcaaaccaagctgaactgcttgattttttgtatcaggagtgtaaagcataaacttatccaaaagcagtgtgtaagactggtggaggagaacatgatgccatgatgcatgaaaactgtgattaaaaaacagggttattccaccaaatattgatttctgaacgccatttctcattttctgcaaataaaggctttaaatgacaatattttatttggaatctgggagaaatgttgtctgtagtttatagaataaaaaaaagcaaaagcagaaaaactgattcagaaactgaagtgctctcttaattgttTAAGGTTGCAAATTCATAAAATTGATAATAATCATCACACATAATTATcatgaaggaaaaaaaagttcagtaatcaataaGACGTTGATAAATATGATGCACGCTGAGggaatatattgtatttttgctttaatattttaccttGTGATTCTTTCTATCAAtgttattctcttttcttttcgaacttgttttaatgtactttaatttactgtcattcttttaatttattatattgtatgctctcaacttttattattttttttttttttttaattgctattattgtattattgcccaattttcttttatattttgtgtaaaaaacattttgagatttTATCTGGAAAATGCTTTATGAATAAAATCTTTCGGAACATTATTGTTCTATTTATGTGCCCTGCAACATCGTACAATATCCCTTGCACTTTTTAAATGTCTGTAAATCTTATCGTACCATTCTGTGTTGAAACCAAGATGTTGCTtgtagtcagaaaaaaaaactcacattataatataaaagttacctgcattttttttttcccaatttcaaTATATAAAGTTTTAGAGCTTAATGACATTCTTCCTTGTGGTGGATTGGTTACTGCATAATCTCATCATGTTTAGAGTAGAGATCTAGATTGGTCTGGATTTGGCAGTTGCCAGAAGAACGGTACTTGTCTGAACACTGTATTCACTATTATAGGGCACACACATCACCACTCCATCACTTTTTCTTGAATTGTAACACTGTATTCACGATTATAGGAAACATAAATGACCATTTGATCACTTTTATTTAAATTGGAacactatatttattattatagggaagaaaaataaccattttatcactttttaaaATTGGAACACTATATTCGCTGTTATAGAGGAAATTGGCGCCTTCATTACTATTCCCTACATTGGAGCACTATAGGCCTTGTTATAAGGAAAAGTCTCTCTGATCTATATATTACTATTCTATaatttaaacactgtattcactATTATAGTGAAAAGAAATTACATCTTGATCACTATTTTTAAAACTGgaacactatattcactattattattaggggtccaagcaccgtaggatttttctttttttttttttcttccctaaaAAAAGTTGTAGAGCAGTAATTGACCCACTACTCAGGCAAAAGAAATGACCTCAGACGGCCTGATGGTGGCACTATAGAGCAATGTTTTGCGTTTTGGTGAATATCTCAGCAACTGTGACATGTAGAGTAAAAATTCTTCTTGAATTTTATTCTGACAAGTTTTCTACATCAACGCCTCATTGTAAGTTAAAACTCAGTGTAACATAAAAGTTTTgttaatcaaataattatttggaATGCATCCGAGTTTCACTTCAATTAAGCGATAGGtggcattattaaaataaaaaatgtgtttctcaATTACTAGAGTTCAAATTAAGTTGGATTAAATTAAATCTTTGCCTGGTGCATCTTTGGCCCATGTGGAAAGGGACTTATGAatgacaacttaattatttaaaaactatGGCTGCAGTTTATTAAAGCAATTTATTAACCAATTAATTAAATAAGTAGGACAGAATAAgctatatttttgtaatattggATAATAGCGATGATAATAATGCAACGCATCTAAATTTGGTTGTAATAAGGTGCTGGGTTTCTTTGTACTCTCTCACAATTAATTTCCTGAAAAAGGTACATTTTGCCTTGGCATCTCTGTGAAAGATTCACCTATGGGTCATATCTCAACCTCTGGCAACTCTTTCAATGTGGAACTTCTCTTTGTAAGTAGATTCAAGGTTTATCTAAATTGCTAAAGAAATCTGaaaagtgcttggacccctacACTTGCTGCTTgcagctatatttattattattagtattattggcatgtcaattctgttgtatatttatattttctccactttaaaataaaacttagTAGCATTGGGTCCTGCACTTTTAATTTATTCTACTGAGAGCACTTCTTATTaaggtgtccttttatgaaaaaaaaatgtaactttgtttcatagagattttttggcagaagttaatataaacgtaaGATGTCGGGACACGTGGTCTTACTGTGGTTTTACTTTGGTTTTACTGTGAAGTACAGATCAACAGATGTcaggttacagcagtgtttctcaaccctgttcttacatattctactgcatattcccacgcTTTATAAATGATCAACTAATAAGTCAATATATAATGACGGGACCTCAATATATTTACCACTTTATCTAGATTTCTCGACACATTATCTTACACTTGCGCCATCTGCAAATATCCTGTGTTAGTAGAACAATAGAAGACCTCTGTCAGTTATTTTCTTTCTGGGATGTTTTATAGGGCAGTGAAGCTCCACATTCACTTTCTAACATTTAGATttggttttccagacagggattaagcctagtcatagactgtATTTTTGTCTCAGTAAAAAATCTTGCAAGATTTGCTTAGTTCTTCTTCTAAGAAAACCCTTAGATTATACTCATCACACTCATAGCAAACAGAAGTAT
This genomic interval from Astyanax mexicanus isolate ESR-SI-001 chromosome 1, AstMex3_surface, whole genome shotgun sequence contains the following:
- the LOC107197041 gene encoding C-C chemokine receptor type 4-like; amino-acid sequence: MTTMMTSNTTPWEMNSTLFYNYTSDEAENKGCCLYEGYEKYFLPALYSLFFVVGFIGNALVVWVITVGVQLKSTTDVCLLNLALADILLVLSLPFQAYQMKHDWIFGDVMCTLIFGIYSVGFYGSIFFIVLMSIDRYLAIVHAVLALRVRTRVCGIVSSMVIWVLAVAASFPELLFIRVKKTHTEEHCVAYLNDWGLDMFRIFKRNIVGLLVPLIIVGFCYSMILRKLHGSHSSKKHSICLMILVMVVFFCCWTPYNIAYLLYVLLFMGVIPRECEILKGILLTLNTTRAVVFLHCCLNPFIYIFVGEKFRKHLIRLIRARLRICRSRL